Proteins encoded by one window of Microbaculum marinisediminis:
- a CDS encoding GntR family transcriptional regulator, whose amino-acid sequence MARAYAELERRIVSLQFRPGQVVSENSLTQELSLGRTPIREALRELSREGLVTIMPKRGVVIAEIDIARQLRLLELRRVVERLVVECAAQRATDLEKRRFANLTTEMRRAAIAEDGEAFLDLDRQFDEMIVEAARNEFAAATMRLNQGLSRRFWFAYYRHYDNLSETIRLHAEIAQAISQGDAAEAAVRLDRLIDNVEAFTRATLDFDRSWLTS is encoded by the coding sequence ATGGCGAGAGCCTATGCCGAACTGGAGCGACGCATCGTTTCGCTCCAGTTTCGGCCGGGCCAGGTCGTATCGGAAAACTCGCTGACACAGGAATTGTCGCTGGGGCGAACGCCGATCCGCGAAGCCCTGCGCGAGCTGAGCCGCGAAGGCCTGGTGACCATTATGCCCAAACGGGGTGTGGTGATCGCCGAGATCGATATCGCGCGGCAGCTTCGCCTGTTGGAACTGCGCCGGGTGGTTGAGCGCCTGGTCGTGGAATGCGCCGCGCAGCGGGCGACCGACCTCGAAAAGCGGCGCTTCGCGAACCTGACGACCGAGATGCGCCGCGCCGCGATCGCCGAGGATGGCGAGGCCTTTCTCGATCTGGATCGCCAGTTCGACGAGATGATCGTGGAGGCGGCGCGCAACGAGTTCGCCGCCGCAACCATGCGCCTGAACCAGGGCCTGTCACGCAGATTCTGGTTCGCCTACTACCGCCACTACGACAATCTGTCCGAGACGATACGGCTTCATGCCGAAATCGCGCAGGCCATTTCGCAGGGGGACGCGGCCGAAGCGGCCGTGCGCCTCGATCGCCTGATCGACAATGTCGAGGCGTTCACGCGCGCGACGCTGGATTTCGACCGCAGCTGGCTCACAAGCTGA
- a CDS encoding dihydroxy-acid dehydratase: protein MTYRSNFTPGTTRWAVRRAQWLAMGIREEDFDKPKIAVVNSSSGLSVCFQHLDGVAETVKQAIRAAGGLPFEIRTVAPSDFVTSAGKQGRYLMPSRDLLVNDIEVQVEGAELDGMVLLSSCDKTTPAHLMAAGRLNVPAILLTCGFQLGADCGGRENDIEEVYKAVGAVKARRMTLCDLKEMTRTAIKGPGVCAGLATANSMHCMAEALGMALPGNAPIRAGSERLDEYARAAGARIVELINQDIRPRSILTPTAFRNAVRVATAIGCSVNVVRHLTAAAVEAECDVDVLAEFDAAARLPQITQIRPNGPTRIEAFAEAGGVSGAMIALLSELDGSVLTVTGATLAENLAARPAPDPEVIRPLERPFRAEPGLVIVRGNLAPDGSVVKLSAVPAAVRRFKGAAIVFEDEAAAIDAIERGEIKAGQAVVLRMLGPKGGPGTVFAASFMAALVGAGFGSEVAVITDGELSGLNSGITIGQVMPEAAEGGPLAAVQDGDIIEIDLEARRITLEVSEQALAERIAALPERPTTLERGWLAMYGKLVQPLSKGAVLRAEE from the coding sequence ATGACCTATCGCAGCAATTTTACCCCTGGAACCACCCGATGGGCCGTTCGGCGCGCGCAATGGCTGGCCATGGGGATCCGCGAAGAAGATTTCGACAAGCCGAAGATCGCGGTGGTCAACAGCTCGTCCGGCCTTTCGGTCTGTTTCCAGCATCTCGACGGTGTCGCCGAGACGGTCAAGCAGGCGATCCGGGCCGCGGGCGGCTTGCCCTTCGAGATCCGTACCGTCGCGCCGTCGGATTTCGTCACCTCTGCGGGAAAGCAGGGGCGCTATCTGATGCCCAGCCGGGATCTGCTGGTGAACGATATCGAGGTTCAGGTCGAAGGCGCGGAGCTCGACGGCATGGTGCTGCTGTCCTCGTGTGACAAGACGACGCCGGCGCACCTGATGGCCGCGGGGCGCCTGAACGTGCCCGCGATCTTGCTGACGTGCGGCTTTCAGCTCGGGGCCGATTGTGGCGGCCGCGAGAATGATATCGAAGAGGTCTACAAGGCCGTGGGCGCGGTCAAGGCGCGGCGGATGACGCTGTGCGACCTGAAGGAAATGACACGCACCGCGATCAAGGGGCCGGGCGTCTGTGCCGGGCTGGCCACGGCCAACAGCATGCACTGCATGGCCGAAGCCTTGGGGATGGCCTTGCCGGGCAACGCGCCGATCCGCGCCGGTTCGGAGCGGCTTGACGAGTACGCGCGCGCCGCCGGGGCGAGGATCGTGGAACTCATCAATCAGGACATCCGGCCGCGCAGCATCCTGACGCCCACGGCCTTCCGCAACGCCGTACGGGTCGCCACAGCCATCGGGTGCTCGGTGAATGTGGTGCGCCACCTGACGGCGGCAGCCGTCGAGGCCGAATGCGATGTCGACGTGCTGGCTGAGTTCGACGCCGCCGCGCGGCTCCCGCAGATCACCCAGATTCGCCCCAACGGCCCGACCCGCATCGAGGCCTTCGCCGAAGCAGGCGGCGTCTCCGGCGCGATGATCGCGCTGCTGTCGGAGCTGGACGGAAGCGTCCTGACGGTCACCGGCGCGACGCTTGCCGAAAATCTCGCCGCCCGGCCGGCGCCGGATCCCGAGGTCATCAGGCCGCTGGAACGCCCGTTCCGCGCCGAGCCCGGGTTGGTGATCGTGCGGGGCAACCTCGCGCCGGACGGCTCGGTCGTGAAGCTCTCTGCGGTGCCCGCTGCCGTGCGCCGGTTCAAGGGGGCTGCTATTGTCTTCGAGGACGAGGCGGCCGCGATCGACGCGATCGAGCGCGGAGAGATCAAGGCGGGGCAGGCGGTGGTCCTGCGCATGCTGGGCCCGAAGGGCGGGCCGGGCACGGTCTTCGCGGCATCCTTCATGGCCGCGCTGGTCGGGGCCGGTTTCGGATCGGAAGTGGCCGTGATCACCGATGGCGAGCTGTCCGGTTTGAACAGTGGCATCACCATCGGTCAGGTCATGCCCGAGGCGGCTGAAGGAGGGCCGCTTGCCGCCGTGCAGGACGGTGACATCATCGAGATCGACCTGGAGGCGCGCCGGATTACGCTGGAAGTCTCCGAGCAGGCTCTGGCCGAGCGCATCGCCGCATTGCCCGAGCGCCCGACGACACTGGAGCGCGGATGGCTAGCCATGTATGGAAAGCTGGTGCAGCCCTTGTCGAAAGGCGCGGTGCTTCGCGCCGAGGAATGA
- a CDS encoding FAD-dependent oxidoreductase, producing the protein MAEIDLRPVERLDADVLVAGGGAAGIAAAITAARAGCSVILVERYGFCGGGAVAGLSGTVCGLYEASDDEGRELRKVVHGFVDDFIAEMEAREGLTPPVRYGKTWTRVHDPLVWREAADALLAEANVRVIYHAEILAALCEGSRVEGAVLSTVTGRLEIRAKLCVDATGDGALSAMAGLQTYMGDGGAVQNPTMIFRMLNVDVSRFAAAYGSDTIMPVEVSDIIADADGNGYTLPRRKIWIFTTTRPGELMCNCTRIVGADGRELNATFWRDFSEAEIEGRRQAREYARFFRDRLAGCEAAVVNDTGVQVGVRQTRQVKGRSMLMNTDVLTGAKFADGIARSPWPIELHSGARPRVEWLLEDVYEVPFGCFVPETGEGLLTAGRCLSAEHEAVASARVTAQCFSYGHAIGHAAVMAVREGLSVHSIEGRDIRALLNKDGAGLDG; encoded by the coding sequence ATGGCCGAAATTGACCTGAGACCTGTCGAGCGGCTCGACGCGGACGTTCTTGTTGCGGGCGGCGGGGCCGCAGGGATTGCGGCGGCGATCACGGCCGCGCGGGCGGGCTGCTCCGTGATCCTGGTCGAGCGCTATGGTTTTTGTGGCGGCGGGGCCGTGGCGGGGCTTTCGGGCACCGTTTGCGGCCTCTACGAAGCCAGCGACGATGAGGGCAGGGAGCTGCGCAAGGTCGTTCACGGCTTCGTCGACGACTTCATCGCCGAGATGGAGGCGCGGGAGGGGCTGACGCCTCCGGTGCGGTACGGCAAGACCTGGACCCGCGTGCACGATCCTCTCGTCTGGCGCGAGGCCGCCGATGCCCTGCTCGCAGAGGCCAACGTGCGGGTGATCTACCATGCCGAAATCCTCGCCGCGCTGTGCGAGGGGTCGAGGGTCGAAGGGGCGGTCCTGTCCACGGTCACCGGCAGGCTCGAGATCCGCGCGAAGCTGTGCGTGGACGCCACCGGCGACGGGGCCCTGTCGGCCATGGCGGGCCTTCAGACTTATATGGGCGACGGCGGCGCCGTGCAGAATCCGACGATGATCTTCCGTATGCTGAACGTCGACGTGTCGCGGTTCGCGGCCGCCTACGGGTCGGACACGATCATGCCGGTCGAGGTCAGCGACATTATCGCCGACGCCGACGGCAACGGCTACACGCTGCCCCGCCGCAAGATCTGGATCTTCACCACCACGCGGCCGGGCGAGTTGATGTGCAACTGCACCCGGATCGTCGGCGCCGACGGGCGCGAGCTCAACGCGACGTTCTGGCGGGATTTCTCGGAAGCCGAGATCGAGGGCCGGCGGCAGGCGCGCGAATATGCCCGGTTCTTCCGCGACCGACTCGCGGGATGCGAGGCCGCGGTGGTCAACGACACCGGGGTGCAGGTCGGCGTTCGCCAGACGCGCCAGGTGAAGGGCCGGTCCATGCTGATGAATACGGATGTGCTCACCGGTGCCAAGTTCGCCGACGGGATCGCGCGGTCGCCCTGGCCGATCGAACTGCACAGCGGGGCCAGGCCACGGGTCGAATGGCTGCTCGAGGATGTCTACGAGGTGCCCTTCGGGTGTTTCGTTCCCGAAACGGGCGAAGGGTTGCTCACGGCGGGGCGCTGCCTGTCTGCCGAACACGAGGCGGTCGCCTCCGCCCGTGTCACCGCGCAGTGCTTTTCCTACGGGCATGCCATCGGCCATGCCGCGGTAATGGCCGTGCGCGAAGGGCTTTCGGTTCATTCCATCGAGGGCCGCGACATTCGTGCGCTGCTCAATAAGGACGGCGCAGGCCTGGACGGCTAG
- the dctP gene encoding TRAP transporter substrate-binding protein DctP: MNRRKLLGAALATPALTFTAGTARAQDELNFRMATSWSGGFTMELMADAYAKTVARLSDGRITIETYPGGTLGSALEVSDLVRNGVADMGHTWMGYDWGEDRTTILFGGFAGSFDSERMLHWLYGADGAELWREFRRDRFDLVSMPLGIRTPEVFLHSNKPVRTLADFQGLKLRTVGAWLEISAELGAAPVTAPMGEVYTMLERGVVDAVESGSLGENVSTGFHQVAKYVILPGAHQPVAPFELMIAPRVWDGLSEADRALLQDAARLVTMDSWIAFGQADAKAKTFFEDQGNEVIDLDPEVQKAVFDAGVAYADKIAADNEWFARVWESQKAFDALWQGSERYRRVVR; the protein is encoded by the coding sequence ATGAACCGTAGAAAACTGCTGGGCGCAGCCCTGGCGACCCCGGCACTGACGTTTACCGCCGGCACGGCACGAGCCCAAGACGAACTGAATTTCCGCATGGCGACGAGCTGGAGCGGTGGTTTCACCATGGAGCTCATGGCCGACGCCTATGCCAAGACGGTCGCGCGGCTGAGCGATGGCCGCATCACCATCGAGACCTATCCCGGCGGAACCCTGGGCTCGGCCCTGGAAGTGTCCGATCTGGTGCGCAACGGCGTCGCGGACATGGGTCATACCTGGATGGGGTACGATTGGGGCGAGGACCGAACGACGATCCTGTTCGGCGGCTTCGCCGGCTCGTTCGACAGCGAGCGGATGCTGCACTGGCTGTATGGCGCGGACGGGGCCGAGCTCTGGCGGGAGTTTCGGCGCGATCGCTTCGATCTCGTCTCGATGCCGCTGGGGATACGGACCCCGGAAGTGTTCCTGCATTCGAACAAGCCCGTGCGCACCCTCGCGGATTTCCAGGGGCTCAAGCTGCGCACCGTCGGCGCTTGGCTCGAGATCTCGGCCGAACTCGGCGCCGCCCCGGTCACCGCGCCCATGGGCGAGGTCTATACCATGCTCGAGCGCGGTGTGGTGGACGCGGTGGAATCCGGCAGCCTCGGCGAAAACGTGTCGACCGGCTTTCACCAGGTGGCAAAATACGTGATCCTGCCGGGCGCGCATCAGCCCGTGGCCCCGTTCGAACTGATGATTGCGCCGCGCGTGTGGGACGGTCTTTCCGAAGCCGACCGCGCCCTGCTGCAGGATGCGGCCCGGCTGGTCACCATGGATAGCTGGATCGCCTTCGGACAAGCCGACGCCAAGGCCAAGACCTTCTTCGAGGACCAGGGCAACGAGGTGATCGACCTTGATCCCGAGGTTCAGAAGGCCGTGTTCGACGCAGGCGTCGCCTATGCCGACAAGATCGCGGCGGACAACGAATGGTTTGCCCGTGTCTGGGAAAGCCAGAAGGCGTTCGACGCGCTCTGGCAAGGTTCCGAGCGTTACCGCAGGGTCGTCCGCTGA
- a CDS encoding TRAP transporter small permease subunit: protein MSPPHQRPGWLSSLAARLDALTLWVGVGAALLFAPLVLVTVWEVIARKILGSPTSWSFELGYMLTGAYFLLGGAVTLLRNEHVRIDLVYGAFGPRGRAAIDLAFLLVLFLPFCALMSHALWDYAADAFASGRTTGKSAWNPPAWPFRAVMFAGFALLTLQVTAKILHALSVLTGSEERS, encoded by the coding sequence ATGTCCCCTCCTCACCAGCGGCCGGGCTGGCTGAGCAGTCTCGCGGCGCGGCTCGACGCGTTGACACTCTGGGTCGGTGTCGGCGCCGCTCTGCTCTTTGCCCCGCTCGTCCTCGTCACCGTCTGGGAAGTAATCGCCCGAAAAATTCTGGGCAGCCCCACCTCCTGGAGTTTCGAGCTCGGATACATGCTGACCGGCGCCTATTTCCTGCTCGGCGGCGCCGTGACACTGCTGCGCAACGAACACGTGCGCATCGACCTTGTCTACGGCGCCTTCGGCCCTCGGGGGCGGGCGGCAATCGATCTCGCCTTCCTGCTCGTCCTCTTTCTGCCCTTCTGCGCCCTCATGAGCCACGCGCTGTGGGATTACGCGGCAGACGCCTTCGCCTCCGGGCGGACCACGGGGAAAAGCGCTTGGAACCCACCTGCCTGGCCGTTCCGCGCCGTGATGTTCGCCGGGTTCGCGCTGCTGACGCTGCAGGTCACCGCGAAAATCCTGCACGCCCTCTCCGTGCTCACAGGAAGCGAGGAACGGTCATGA
- a CDS encoding TRAP transporter large permease: MDLLPILMFVCLFLLIFSGVQVAFALMVSGFVVGLIQFDFNLRPILFQFTQKIDETASNFVLAAVPLFVFMGAILERSGIAERLFHAVQLWTGRLPGGLAVGTIVMCIVFAASTGVVGATEAVIGLLAIPPMLRQGYDKSLISGTICAGGSLGTIIPPSVVVVILGPIADVSIGDLMVGMIVPGVILAALYLTYVVGVAIVQPHKAPRPDVSEIDAIPLSRKLRITTTALVPPLLMITAVLGTIIAGIAAPTEAAAIGAMAALVLAASYGALDWTMLRAAGWRTLIVTAMIMFVLLGGAMFTVAFGSVGGITQLRGVLGDLDVSPAMMLAIFLAIVFVAGFFLEWISIILIFVPIFMPFVRDAGFDPVWFCMLILLIVQTSYLTPPLAPAIFYLKGIAPPELRLPDMYRGVVPFLAMQAICLLILVAFPGLATWLPRVLLGF, translated from the coding sequence ATGGACCTGCTGCCCATCCTCATGTTCGTCTGCCTGTTCCTGCTGATCTTTTCCGGCGTTCAGGTGGCTTTCGCCCTGATGGTCTCGGGGTTCGTGGTCGGACTGATCCAGTTCGACTTCAATCTCCGCCCGATCCTGTTTCAGTTCACCCAGAAGATCGACGAAACGGCGTCGAATTTCGTGCTGGCGGCGGTGCCTCTGTTCGTGTTCATGGGCGCGATCCTTGAACGCTCCGGCATTGCGGAGCGGCTGTTTCACGCGGTCCAGCTCTGGACCGGACGCCTCCCCGGCGGCCTGGCCGTCGGCACCATCGTGATGTGCATCGTCTTCGCCGCCTCGACAGGCGTCGTCGGCGCGACCGAAGCGGTGATCGGCCTGCTCGCGATCCCCCCGATGCTGCGCCAGGGCTATGACAAGAGCCTGATCAGCGGCACGATCTGCGCCGGCGGCTCGCTGGGCACGATCATCCCGCCCTCCGTGGTGGTGGTCATTCTCGGCCCGATCGCGGACGTATCCATCGGCGACCTGATGGTGGGCATGATCGTTCCCGGCGTGATCCTCGCCGCGCTCTACCTGACCTATGTCGTTGGCGTCGCCATCGTTCAGCCCCACAAGGCGCCGCGCCCCGACGTCTCCGAGATCGACGCGATTCCGCTATCACGGAAGCTGCGGATCACGACGACGGCGCTGGTCCCGCCGCTTCTGATGATCACGGCCGTGCTCGGGACCATCATCGCCGGGATTGCGGCGCCGACCGAAGCGGCGGCGATCGGGGCCATGGCGGCCCTGGTGCTGGCGGCGAGCTACGGGGCGCTTGATTGGACGATGCTCCGTGCCGCCGGCTGGCGCACGCTGATCGTGACCGCAATGATCATGTTCGTCCTGCTGGGCGGCGCGATGTTCACCGTCGCGTTCGGCTCGGTGGGCGGGATCACGCAGCTGCGCGGCGTGCTCGGCGATCTCGACGTCTCGCCCGCGATGATGCTCGCGATCTTCCTTGCGATCGTCTTCGTGGCAGGCTTCTTCCTCGAGTGGATCTCGATCATCCTGATCTTCGTGCCGATCTTCATGCCGTTTGTCCGCGATGCCGGGTTCGATCCGGTCTGGTTCTGCATGCTGATCCTGCTGATCGTTCAGACCAGCTATCTCACGCCGCCGCTGGCGCCAGCGATCTTCTACCTCAAGGGCATCGCCCCACCGGAACTGCGTCTTCCGGACATGTATCGTGGCGTGGTGCCGTTTCTGGCGATGCAGGCAATCTGCCTGCTGATCCTCGTCGCCTTCCCCGGGCTTGCAACGTGGCTGCCGCGGGTCCTGCTGGGGTTCTAG
- a CDS encoding RidA family protein — translation MTREHFGTSHVPLSPAVRAGDFVFVSGQVPAGADGKIVEGGVGAQTKQVLENIATVLSLAGCELSDVVKTTVWLKHAEDFAEFNAAYEPFFPKDPPARSTAESRLMIDILVEIEAIAYKPLPR, via the coding sequence ATGACCAGAGAGCATTTTGGCACCTCGCACGTCCCGCTTTCGCCGGCGGTGCGCGCAGGCGATTTCGTCTTTGTCTCGGGACAGGTGCCGGCCGGGGCCGACGGCAAGATCGTCGAAGGTGGGGTGGGCGCCCAGACGAAGCAAGTTCTGGAGAATATAGCGACCGTCCTCTCGCTTGCGGGCTGCGAGTTGTCGGACGTCGTCAAAACGACCGTTTGGCTGAAGCACGCGGAAGATTTCGCGGAGTTCAACGCGGCCTATGAGCCCTTCTTTCCTAAGGACCCGCCAGCGCGATCAACCGCGGAGTCACGACTGATGATCGACATCCTCGTTGAAATCGAAGCAATCGCCTACAAGCCACTCCCACGCTGA
- a CDS encoding alanine racemase — protein MLIDADIADANLTRWQRRCDEAGIANRPHIKTHRSIAWALRQIELGAAGITVQTVGEGEVMVGAGISDILLTSNTLGAAKLARLGALAARCDLASVSDSVAVVDALAGSARAAGARIRILIECDTGGGRCGLSEPDAIVDLARYVAAAEGLTFGGLMTYPAAGTRRKSAQALEATIAALRAASFEPAVISTGGSPDMWSDEGLEPVTEYRAGTYIYNDRSLISRGTASLDQCAMTVLATVVSRPTPDRAIIDAGSKALTSDLLGLQGYGMLIGLPDAVIYQLNEEHGLIDVSKCETRPEVGDRVRILPNHTCVVSNLFDRMLVVRGGKLLGTLPVDARGRSN, from the coding sequence GTGTTGATCGACGCGGACATTGCCGATGCCAATCTCACCCGCTGGCAACGGCGTTGCGACGAGGCAGGGATCGCCAACCGGCCGCACATTAAGACGCATCGCAGCATCGCTTGGGCCCTGCGCCAGATCGAACTGGGCGCAGCCGGCATCACGGTGCAGACGGTCGGCGAAGGCGAAGTGATGGTCGGTGCCGGGATAAGTGACATCCTGTTGACGAGCAACACGCTCGGGGCAGCCAAGCTGGCCCGTCTCGGCGCGCTCGCCGCCCGCTGCGATCTTGCCAGCGTGTCCGACAGCGTCGCGGTGGTAGACGCGCTTGCCGGCAGCGCGCGCGCGGCAGGCGCGCGGATACGCATCCTGATTGAGTGCGACACCGGCGGCGGACGGTGCGGACTTTCCGAGCCGGACGCCATAGTCGATCTGGCCCGCTATGTCGCGGCCGCGGAAGGCCTCACCTTCGGCGGGCTGATGACCTACCCGGCAGCCGGTACGCGGCGGAAATCCGCTCAGGCGCTCGAGGCCACCATTGCCGCGCTGCGCGCCGCGAGTTTCGAGCCGGCCGTCATATCTACGGGTGGCAGCCCCGACATGTGGAGCGACGAGGGGCTGGAGCCCGTCACCGAATATCGCGCCGGCACCTATATCTACAACGATCGCTCCCTGATTTCGCGTGGCACGGCCAGCCTCGATCAGTGCGCGATGACAGTGCTCGCCACCGTGGTCAGCCGGCCGACGCCGGATCGCGCCATCATCGATGCTGGCTCGAAGGCGCTTACTTCGGACCTGCTCGGTCTACAGGGGTACGGAATGTTGATTGGGCTTCCCGATGCCGTCATTTATCAGCTCAACGAGGAGCACGGCCTGATTGACGTGTCGAAATGCGAGACCAGGCCCGAGGTCGGCGACCGCGTGCGCATACTGCCTAACCATACCTGCGTCGTTTCCAATCTATTCGACCGCATGCTCGTGGTGCGCGGGGGCAAGCTCCTCGGCACATTGCCGGTCGACGCGCGTGGCAGGTCGAATTGA
- a CDS encoding Gfo/Idh/MocA family oxidoreductase: MNRLRMGIIGLGWFGEIHAETIAGIPEIELAALCTRTPERLAAMGEKFGVKKLFRDYNDMLADPEIDAVSICTMWDQHREPAIAALQAGKHVFLEKPIASTVEDARAITEASKGSKGILFIGHIVRFNPRYRMAKQAIDEGRIGRIVALSSRRNIPAAWTPTILEKIGPIVGDAIHDTDIMLWFTGDRVVSTYAQTVDVRGLKFPDIGQTMYRFAGGASATLETVWCMPEKTPFDIDERMSIIGTEGIIHVQDTFPNIGIVDGTRLHSPDTTYWPMFNGVRGGALREEFGYFASCALGGKPVTIGTPENATAALEATLAAEESARTGEIVRIG; this comes from the coding sequence ATGAACCGCTTGCGCATGGGAATCATCGGGCTTGGATGGTTCGGCGAAATTCATGCCGAAACCATTGCCGGCATTCCGGAGATCGAGCTTGCTGCCCTGTGCACGCGCACGCCCGAGCGGCTCGCTGCCATGGGCGAGAAGTTCGGGGTGAAGAAGCTGTTCCGCGATTACAACGACATGCTGGCCGATCCGGAGATCGATGCCGTCTCGATCTGCACGATGTGGGACCAGCATCGCGAACCGGCCATCGCCGCGCTGCAGGCCGGCAAGCATGTCTTCCTCGAGAAGCCCATAGCCTCGACCGTCGAAGACGCCCGCGCCATCACCGAGGCGTCGAAAGGGTCAAAGGGCATCCTGTTCATCGGCCACATCGTGCGCTTCAATCCACGCTATCGCATGGCGAAGCAGGCGATCGATGAAGGCCGCATCGGCAGGATCGTCGCATTAAGCTCACGCCGCAACATTCCGGCCGCATGGACCCCGACGATCCTCGAGAAGATCGGCCCGATCGTCGGCGACGCCATCCATGACACAGACATTATGCTGTGGTTCACCGGGGATCGCGTTGTGTCGACCTATGCGCAGACGGTCGACGTGCGAGGGCTGAAATTCCCCGACATCGGCCAGACCATGTACCGTTTCGCGGGCGGCGCCAGCGCCACGCTCGAAACCGTCTGGTGCATGCCGGAAAAAACCCCGTTCGACATCGATGAGCGCATGTCGATCATTGGTACAGAAGGGATCATCCACGTTCAGGACACCTTCCCGAATATCGGCATTGTCGACGGCACGAGGCTGCATTCGCCCGACACCACCTATTGGCCGATGTTCAACGGTGTTCGTGGCGGCGCACTGCGCGAGGAATTCGGCTATTTCGCCTCGTGCGCGCTGGGTGGAAAGCCGGTGACGATCGGCACCCCGGAGAATGCAACGGCTGCGCTTGAAGCCACTCTGGCGGCGGAAGAGTCGGCGCGTACCGGCGAAATCGTGAGGATAGGCTGA
- a CDS encoding SDR family oxidoreductase, which translates to MTNQYHGQTVAITGAAGGIGQWLCRFFGSAGARIAALDRSAAVMEFADTLRSEGMEATGAVVDIGTADAVAAAFEGFGDVHVLINNAGLSRAPTLAVTSPNDWSDDVASNLNGAHACTHAVLPQMAARRAGAIVNVGSINGLMALGDPAYSAAKAGMIALTKAVAMEYGRYGIRANCVMPGTVRTPIWVDRQNKDPGVLKTLERWYPLGRIVEPEEVARVIAFLASSDASAITGAAIPVDCGLTAGNIVMARELTLEDF; encoded by the coding sequence ATGACGAACCAATACCATGGCCAGACGGTCGCGATTACCGGCGCGGCGGGCGGGATCGGCCAATGGCTGTGCCGGTTCTTCGGCTCCGCAGGCGCGCGCATCGCCGCTCTCGATCGCAGCGCGGCGGTGATGGAGTTCGCCGACACGCTGAGAAGCGAGGGAATGGAGGCAACCGGCGCGGTCGTGGACATCGGCACGGCCGATGCAGTGGCGGCTGCCTTCGAGGGCTTCGGCGACGTCCACGTGCTTATCAACAATGCCGGTCTGTCGCGTGCTCCGACGCTGGCAGTCACCAGCCCAAACGACTGGAGCGACGATGTCGCCTCCAATCTTAATGGGGCCCATGCCTGCACCCACGCCGTGCTGCCGCAGATGGCGGCCCGCCGCGCCGGCGCGATCGTCAATGTCGGCTCGATCAACGGGCTGATGGCGCTGGGCGATCCCGCCTACAGCGCTGCCAAGGCTGGTATGATCGCGCTGACCAAGGCGGTGGCGATGGAATATGGCCGCTATGGTATTCGCGCCAATTGCGTCATGCCGGGAACTGTCCGCACGCCGATCTGGGTCGATCGGCAGAATAAGGATCCCGGCGTCCTCAAGACCCTGGAGCGCTGGTATCCGTTGGGCCGCATCGTCGAGCCGGAGGAGGTCGCGCGCGTCATCGCTTTCCTTGCTTCCAGCGACGCCAGCGCGATCACCGGTGCTGCTATCCCTGTCGATTGCGGGCTGACGGCCGGCAACATCGTCATGGCGCGCGAACTGACGCTGGAAGATTTCTGA